One genomic window of Pseudomonas chlororaphis subsp. piscium includes the following:
- a CDS encoding BufA1 family periplasmic bufferin-type metallophore produces MTATTRTLSAAALALALGSALSMAALPTTAQAADDMEKCFGVAMKGKNDCAAGAGTTCAGTAKVDHQANAWKLVPKGTCEKTASNTSPTGFGQLQAYKAKS; encoded by the coding sequence ATGACCGCTACCACTCGCACCCTGTCCGCCGCCGCCCTGGCCCTGGCCCTCGGTTCTGCCTTGAGCATGGCCGCGCTGCCGACCACCGCCCAGGCCGCCGACGACATGGAGAAATGCTTTGGCGTCGCCATGAAAGGCAAGAACGATTGCGCGGCAGGCGCGGGCACCACCTGTGCCGGTACTGCCAAGGTCGACCACCAGGCCAACGCCTGGAAACTGGTTCCTAAAGGCACCTGCGAGAAAACCGCCAGCAACACCTCGCCTACCGGTTTCGGCCAGCTGCAAGCCTACAAAGCCAAGTCGTAA